The Juglans microcarpa x Juglans regia isolate MS1-56 chromosome 2S, Jm3101_v1.0, whole genome shotgun sequence genome has a window encoding:
- the LOC121253618 gene encoding uncharacterized protein LOC121253618 — protein sequence MNVLESPLEALALNYLSLGFLTAVNNLWTWVAVLTAAFSFWKIRTSGGVIASAVCLRSGRSKQSHGNDRSPTRPAQAPETSVAKVSSDEPPAPAPATGIPAGEVGLDEVTKGTKFVAVYGEDADQKGNAELAAENDEYYHWEERGGDECHGIGKWWESWERELRTRTGEKGWYRYQDLRVLNGNVVRLWENTTSCTRDLRYYSSSCIAW from the coding sequence ATGAACGTGTTGGAGTCTCCTCTTGAAGCGCTCGCTCTTAACTATCTGAGCCTTGGCTTCCTAACCGCCGTTAATAATCTATGGACGTGGGTCGCCGTCCTAACCGCCGCCTTTAGCTTCTGGAAGATCAGAACCTCCGGCGGTGTCATTGCGTCAGCAGTTTGCCTGAGATCCGGCCGCTCTAAACAGTCCCATGGAAATGATCGAAGCCCGACTCGGCCCGCGCAGGCTCCCGAGACATCGGTCGCCAAAGTCTCGTCTGACGAGCCACCAGCTCCAGCTCCGGCCACCGGAATACCGGCCGGAGAAGTTGGACTTGACGAGGTGACCAAGGGCACGAAGTTTGTTGCAGTGTACGGTGAGGATGCTGATCAGAAAGGCAACGCCGAGCTGGCGGCGGAGAATGATGAGTACTACCACTGGGAGGAGAGGGGTGGGGATGAGTGCCACGGTATTGGAAAGTGGTGGGAGAGTTGGGAGAGAGAGCTGAGGACGAGAACGGGAGAGAAGGGCTGGTACAGGTATCAGGACTTGAGGGTGCTAAACGGCAACGTCGTTAGATTATGGGAGAATACTACTTCATGTACAAGAGATCTAAGGTACTATAGCTCGAGCTGTATTGCGTGGTAA